The following proteins are encoded in a genomic region of Dokdonia donghaensis DSW-1:
- a CDS encoding group III truncated hemoglobin: protein MRKEIKNREDVYKLVTTFYGRIRSDVYLGPIFNKHITDWQHHFEHLTDFWEGNLFQKRIFTGRPLQAHKRVDRDEGYTINEQHFGVWLNHWVQTVDELYEGELAEMAKFRARKIGTFFLVNMFQAKPGVE, encoded by the coding sequence GTGAGAAAAGAGATCAAAAATAGAGAAGACGTATATAAACTGGTTACCACTTTTTATGGTCGCATACGTAGTGATGTTTATCTGGGACCTATTTTCAATAAACACATTACAGACTGGCAACATCACTTTGAGCATCTCACAGATTTTTGGGAAGGTAACCTGTTTCAAAAGCGCATTTTTACAGGAAGACCTTTGCAGGCTCACAAACGTGTAGATAGAGATGAAGGTTATACTATAAATGAGCAACACTTTGGTGTGTGGCTCAATCACTGGGTGCAAACGGTAGATGAATTATATGAAGGCGAACTTGCAGAGATGGCAAAATTTCGTGCTCGTAAGATTGGAACTTTCTTTCTAGTAAATATGTTTCAGGCAAAACCAGGAGTGGAATAA
- a CDS encoding App1 family protein, whose protein sequence is MFFSKKQDPIQIDGYQSYGTKNHLYLIGRALEHEGVDLKKKGVLAAFKNAYKQFATDELPHTKLKVTLPDGAIFYTTTDAEGYFKIDEQVHGLDKMTNSEGWLQLTVSFDDVQKDVVLMGENKFAVEMLIPSENASYGVISDIDDTILHTGVASLLKWRVIVNTLFKDVGRRTSLEGAPSLYQKLHRGTSGADANPMFYVSNSPWNLYNYLESFVRNQNFPKGPILLRDFRGPFEKTPKPEKPHKQHEIRNILNTYPDLKFVLIGDSGEHDVDIYLEVAKEYPEQILAVYLRSVKHKKKVMRVKSVLAQYETTPAVLVEKSSFAEEHARSIGLIA, encoded by the coding sequence ATGTTCTTTTCTAAAAAACAAGATCCTATACAAATAGACGGGTACCAGTCTTATGGAACTAAAAATCACTTATACCTCATAGGGCGCGCTTTAGAGCACGAAGGAGTAGATCTAAAGAAAAAGGGTGTGCTTGCTGCTTTTAAAAATGCCTATAAACAGTTTGCTACAGATGAGTTGCCTCACACAAAACTCAAAGTGACTTTGCCAGATGGAGCTATCTTTTATACCACCACAGATGCCGAAGGATATTTTAAAATAGATGAGCAGGTTCACGGCTTAGATAAGATGACTAATAGTGAGGGCTGGCTCCAGCTTACAGTGAGCTTTGATGATGTGCAAAAGGATGTGGTGCTTATGGGAGAAAATAAGTTTGCCGTAGAGATGCTTATCCCTTCAGAAAATGCGTCTTATGGAGTCATTAGTGATATAGATGATACGATATTACACACGGGAGTAGCGTCGCTTCTTAAGTGGAGGGTGATAGTAAATACACTTTTTAAAGATGTGGGGAGGCGTACGTCGCTAGAGGGTGCTCCTTCTTTATATCAAAAACTACATAGAGGAACTTCTGGAGCAGATGCAAACCCAATGTTTTATGTGAGTAACAGCCCTTGGAATTTATATAACTACCTAGAATCTTTTGTGCGGAATCAAAATTTCCCGAAAGGGCCTATATTATTAAGAGATTTTAGAGGGCCTTTTGAGAAAACTCCAAAACCAGAAAAGCCGCACAAGCAGCACGAGATTAGAAATATATTAAACACCTATCCAGACTTGAAATTTGTGCTTATAGGCGATAGTGGAGAGCACGATGTAGATATTTATCTAGAAGTAGCAAAGGAGTATCCAGAGCAAATACTAGCGGTGTACCTGCGTAGTGTAAAGCATAAGAAAAAGGTAATGCGTGTTAAAAGTGTACTTGCACAGTATGAGACCACGCCAGCAGTACTAGTAGAAAAGAGTTCCTTTGCAGAGGAGCACGCGAGATCTATAGGTCTTATAGCATAA
- a CDS encoding response regulator transcription factor — translation MPKINLLLAEDEPALGQIVKESLETRDFIVTLCPDGEIAFEKFKQNTPDILVLDVMMPKMDGFTLAKEVRAINDEIPIIFLTAKSQPADVVEGFSIGGNDYLKKPFSMEELIVRIKNLLNRSAQQKKSEVLKVGDYSFDFPRQELHYNNDVTRLTHREAHLLFNLVKNKNQVLDRSLILKKLWGNDDFFNARSMDVFITKLRKKLKEDPKVEIVNVRGYGYKLLC, via the coding sequence ATGCCTAAAATAAATCTACTACTCGCCGAAGATGAGCCTGCGCTAGGCCAGATTGTAAAAGAGAGCCTTGAGACTAGGGACTTTATAGTCACACTATGTCCAGATGGTGAGATTGCTTTTGAAAAATTTAAACAAAACACCCCAGACATACTTGTACTCGATGTGATGATGCCTAAGATGGATGGTTTTACTCTAGCAAAAGAAGTAAGAGCTATAAATGATGAAATCCCTATTATATTTCTCACCGCAAAGTCTCAACCAGCAGATGTTGTAGAGGGGTTTAGCATAGGTGGTAACGACTACCTCAAGAAACCCTTTAGTATGGAAGAACTCATCGTGCGTATTAAAAACTTATTGAATCGCTCTGCACAACAAAAAAAGTCTGAAGTGCTTAAGGTGGGTGACTACAGCTTCGACTTCCCGAGGCAAGAATTACATTACAATAATGACGTCACCCGTCTCACACATAGAGAAGCTCATCTTCTTTTTAATCTGGTAAAAAATAAGAATCAAGTGCTGGACCGTAGCCTGATTTTAAAAAAACTATGGGGCAATGATGACTTTTTCAACGCACGTAGTATGGATGTCTTTATCACAAAACTTCGCAAGAAACTCAAAGAAGATCCTAAAGTTGAGATTGTAAACGTGCGTGGTTATGGCTATAAATTGCTTTGCTAG
- a CDS encoding deoxynucleoside kinase, with product MHIAIAGNIGAGKTTLTKLLAKHFKWTPQFEDVVDNPYLDDFYNEMERWSFNLQIYFLNSRFRQLLEIRDSNKSIIQDRTIYEDAFIFAPNLHAMGLLTNRDYNNYKSLFDLMESVVDAPDLMIYLRSSIPNLVSQIHKRGRDYENSISIDYLSRLNERYEAWIHGYDKGKLLIIDVDNLDFVDNPEDLGDIINRIDAELNGLF from the coding sequence ATGCACATCGCCATCGCCGGTAATATTGGTGCCGGTAAAACGACACTGACTAAACTTCTCGCAAAACATTTTAAGTGGACTCCACAGTTTGAAGACGTGGTAGATAACCCTTACCTAGATGATTTTTATAACGAGATGGAGCGCTGGTCTTTTAACCTGCAAATTTACTTTTTAAATAGCCGTTTTAGACAATTACTAGAGATACGCGATAGCAATAAATCTATTATACAAGACCGTACTATCTATGAAGACGCATTCATATTTGCGCCTAACCTGCACGCGATGGGATTGCTTACTAATAGAGATTACAACAACTACAAGTCGCTTTTTGATCTTATGGAGAGTGTAGTAGATGCACCAGACCTTATGATTTACCTGCGTAGCTCTATCCCAAACCTTGTATCGCAAATACACAAGCGTGGCAGAGACTATGAAAACTCTATATCTATAGACTACCTAAGCCGTCTTAATGAACGCTACGAGGCGTGGATACACGGTTATGACAAAGGAAAGCTTCTTATTATAGATGTAGATAATCTTGACTTTGTAGATAATCCAGAAGATTTAGGAGATATCATCAATAGAATAGATGCTGAGTTAAATGGGCTTTTTTAA